A window of Firmicutes bacterium HGW-Firmicutes-1 contains these coding sequences:
- a CDS encoding V-type ATP synthase subunit A, with translation MEQKGKIAGVNGPVITVRGSNQFKMLEMVLVGNEKLIGEVISLENENVIVQVYESTTGLKVGEPVYSSGEPLSLQLGPGIIGGVFDGIQRPLKKIEEKSGSFISRGLDTESLDLDKKWDVDIVVHEGDQVQGGHIYALVQETDLVQHRIMVKPGVEGTVIFAAENGSYAVQDVIVKIKNQFDEVIDLKLFQLWPVRKPRPFAHRRRLDKPLVTGQRIIDTLFPIAKGGTAAVPGGFGTGKTMTQHQLAKWSDADIIVYIGCGERGNEITEVLEDFPKLIDPKSGKPLMDRTVLIANTSNMPVAAREASIYTGITIAEYFRDMGYHVAVMADSTSRWAEALREISGRLEEMPAEEGFPAYLPSRLSQFYERAGYVDNLNQSEGSVSIIGAVSPQGGDFSEPVTQNTKRFVRCFWALDRQLAYSRHYPAINWLNSYSEYTDDLEAWYEKQVSPEFFKVRNEIARLLQEESKLMEIVKLIGADILPEEQKLVLETSKLIRTGFLQQNAFHDVDTFVPLEKQFKMMQAILYLHEQGANLLMKGIPVSQLRKTGIFDELVKMKYNFDNEHLEAFDTLYVKIDDLCNGLIESYRSFERMKS, from the coding sequence GTGGAACAAAAAGGAAAAATCGCAGGCGTTAACGGACCAGTTATAACAGTGAGAGGTAGCAATCAATTTAAAATGCTTGAAATGGTTTTAGTAGGCAATGAGAAATTGATTGGTGAAGTTATCAGCCTAGAAAATGAAAATGTTATTGTTCAAGTATATGAGTCAACCACTGGATTAAAAGTTGGGGAACCTGTTTATTCGAGTGGAGAACCTTTGTCCTTACAATTAGGGCCAGGCATTATAGGTGGTGTTTTTGATGGGATTCAAAGACCACTTAAGAAAATTGAAGAAAAATCAGGATCATTTATTAGTAGAGGATTGGACACAGAATCCTTGGATTTAGATAAAAAATGGGATGTTGACATAGTAGTACATGAAGGAGATCAAGTTCAGGGTGGACATATTTATGCTCTGGTACAAGAAACTGACCTAGTACAACATAGAATTATGGTTAAGCCTGGTGTAGAAGGTACAGTTATTTTTGCTGCTGAAAATGGATCTTATGCAGTTCAAGATGTTATCGTAAAAATTAAAAACCAATTTGATGAGGTTATTGATTTGAAGCTTTTTCAACTGTGGCCAGTAAGAAAGCCAAGACCCTTCGCACATAGAAGAAGATTAGATAAACCCTTAGTAACAGGACAACGTATTATTGATACACTGTTTCCTATAGCCAAAGGGGGTACAGCTGCTGTACCTGGTGGTTTTGGTACAGGTAAGACAATGACGCAGCATCAGTTAGCAAAATGGAGCGATGCGGATATCATTGTTTATATTGGGTGTGGTGAAAGAGGAAATGAAATTACGGAAGTACTTGAAGATTTTCCAAAGCTCATTGACCCGAAATCAGGGAAACCCTTAATGGACAGAACCGTTCTCATAGCTAATACCTCAAACATGCCAGTAGCTGCTCGTGAAGCTTCTATCTATACAGGGATTACAATTGCTGAATATTTTAGAGATATGGGCTATCATGTGGCTGTTATGGCAGACTCAACATCACGTTGGGCAGAAGCCCTAAGAGAAATCTCGGGTAGACTTGAAGAAATGCCAGCTGAGGAAGGGTTCCCAGCATACTTACCATCTAGATTATCACAATTTTATGAAAGAGCGGGATATGTTGATAACTTAAACCAATCAGAAGGTTCTGTAAGCATTATCGGAGCAGTATCTCCTCAAGGTGGAGACTTTTCGGAGCCTGTTACACAGAATACAAAGAGATTTGTAAGGTGCTTTTGGGCACTTGATCGACAATTGGCTTACTCAAGGCACTATCCAGCGATTAACTGGTTGAATAGTTATAGTGAATATACAGATGATTTAGAAGCTTGGTATGAAAAACAAGTTTCACCTGAATTTTTCAAGGTAAGAAATGAAATAGCAAGACTATTACAGGAAGAAAGCAAACTCATGGAAATTGTTAAGCTCATTGGTGCAGATATTTTACCTGAAGAGCAAAAATTAGTATTAGAAACATCTAAACTAATTAGGACAGGATTTTTACAACAAAATGCTTTTCATGATGTGGATACTTTTGTACCATTAGAAAAACAATTTAAAATGATGCAAGCAATTTTATACCTACATGAACAAGGTGCAAATTTATTAATGAAAGGTATTCCAGTATCTCAGCTTAGAAAAACTGGTATTTTTGATGAACTTGTAAAAATGAAATATAATTTTGACAACGAACATTTAGAAGCTTTTGATACGCTTTATGTTAAAATTGATGACTTATGTAATGGTTTAATTGAAAGTTACAGAAGCTTCGAAAGGATGAAGAGCTGA
- a CDS encoding ATP synthase subunit F, producing the protein MKMFLISDNVDTRTGFRLAGVEGVVVHELEEVRQAIAKVLVDKEVGVLMITEKLGKMVPDLIGDIKLNYHIPLVVEIPDRHGTGRTPDSITKYVREAIGLKI; encoded by the coding sequence ATGAAAATGTTCTTAATCAGCGATAATGTTGACACAAGAACAGGCTTTAGACTTGCGGGCGTTGAAGGCGTAGTGGTTCATGAACTTGAAGAGGTTAGACAAGCCATTGCTAAGGTGCTAGTAGACAAAGAAGTGGGTGTGTTAATGATTACCGAAAAGTTAGGCAAGATGGTTCCTGATCTTATTGGTGATATTAAGTTGAATTATCATATACCTTTAGTGGTTGAAATACCTGATAGACACGGAACGGGTAGAACACCTGATTCTATTACTAAATATGTTCGAGAAGCGATCGGACTCAAGATATGA
- a CDS encoding ATPase — MQIIIVLAVVLVLSTIGVGIYGIKRELKGNRVKKFLGVNLSTFFVLMIVAAVALFGGGTASAAGSELAGTPNIDGFRYLAAALSTGLASIGAGIAVAVSGSAAIGAISENEKLLGKTVIFVGLAEGIAIYGLIISIMILGQ; from the coding sequence ATGCAAATCATTATTGTATTAGCAGTTGTATTGGTTTTAAGTACGATCGGAGTAGGAATCTATGGTATTAAACGTGAATTAAAAGGGAATAGAGTCAAAAAGTTTTTAGGAGTAAATTTATCAACCTTTTTTGTTCTTATGATTGTAGCAGCAGTGGCTTTATTTGGGGGTGGAACAGCATCAGCAGCAGGATCTGAGCTTGCAGGAACACCAAATATTGATGGGTTTAGATATTTAGCGGCAGCTTTATCTACAGGGTTAGCATCAATAGGTGCAGGTATTGCAGTAGCTGTTTCAGGTTCTGCAGCAATCGGTGCAATTAGCGAAAACGAAAAATTACTTGGTAAAACAGTAATCTTTGTTGGTCTTGCAGAAGGTATTGCAATCTATGGATTAATTATATCTATTATGATTTTAGGTCAATAA